A single region of the Acetivibrio cellulolyticus CD2 genome encodes:
- a CDS encoding PAS domain-containing sensor histidine kinase, with translation MKYHIFSDPDNTIQLFESIITSSSEYGVIATDKDNRIVLWNRGAELIYGYSPDEMLGKHLPHDLNKKAGIDSDFLFLVENDFKGNIIDYKMSATTKNGQIKPVSIAISHRTNEENMFCGLLILVRDITKYMYEEQFRDLLLEITQIVNSPRPLDDMCLSICTTVSAILDVPIAFICLFDYLNNNFYINSQVGLSGKNCNHECIYYPDEANIPESIKSCYETYSQFVITSELLKDHDILKCINKRKLNENDNYIIHIPLTSDDSLIGILHIIAPTLKREFLIKETQILGLIANEITAGIQRKRLVEEIREYADNLEKMVKVRTSQLREKDALLIQSGKLATLGEMATGIAHEINQPLGGISLITQGLILAKNRNKLTEEMLSEKLNSIVDQVERINKIIGHLRTFARQSDDTKKEVDVKQPLLDVFKLIGEQLIKKNITVELDLADNLPLILADHNKLEQIFLNLIGNARDAIGELEKLGRKLKKESEASDWIKSLDKKITIRIYTNEEDEIIEISDNGIGIPESIINKIFDPFFTTKEVGKGTGLGLSITYGIVKEFDGTIDVTSKEMQGSKFTIKFPIYRRKSL, from the coding sequence ATGAAATATCATATTTTCTCAGATCCAGACAATACCATACAACTGTTTGAAAGCATAATTACCAGTTCTTCTGAATATGGTGTTATTGCAACTGATAAAGATAACAGGATAGTTTTATGGAACAGGGGCGCTGAACTTATCTACGGTTATTCTCCTGATGAAATGCTTGGAAAGCATCTTCCACACGATCTGAACAAAAAAGCCGGAATTGATAGCGACTTCCTTTTTCTTGTTGAGAATGATTTTAAGGGAAATATAATTGACTATAAAATGAGTGCAACAACCAAAAATGGGCAAATTAAACCGGTATCTATAGCTATTTCACATAGAACTAACGAAGAAAACATGTTTTGCGGTCTTTTAATCCTAGTCAGAGATATAACAAAATATATGTATGAAGAACAGTTTAGAGATTTACTGCTTGAGATAACACAAATTGTAAACTCTCCCCGCCCTTTAGATGATATGTGTCTTTCTATTTGTACTACTGTAAGCGCAATTCTTGATGTCCCTATAGCATTTATATGCCTGTTTGACTATCTAAACAATAATTTTTATATTAACTCTCAGGTTGGACTTAGTGGCAAAAATTGCAATCACGAATGCATATATTACCCGGATGAAGCCAATATTCCCGAAAGCATAAAAAGTTGTTATGAAACTTACTCACAGTTCGTGATAACTTCTGAATTACTCAAAGATCATGACATATTAAAATGTATTAATAAACGAAAACTTAATGAGAATGACAATTATATAATTCACATTCCGCTCACCTCTGATGATTCTCTGATAGGCATTCTTCATATTATAGCACCCACCTTAAAGAGGGAGTTTCTTATTAAAGAGACACAAATACTAGGTCTGATAGCTAATGAAATAACTGCAGGCATACAAAGAAAAAGGTTGGTAGAAGAAATCCGAGAATACGCCGACAATCTTGAAAAAATGGTTAAGGTAAGAACTTCACAGCTTAGAGAAAAAGATGCACTTTTAATTCAATCCGGCAAGCTTGCTACTCTTGGAGAAATGGCAACCGGGATAGCTCACGAGATTAATCAGCCGTTAGGAGGAATCAGCCTTATAACTCAGGGTCTGATCCTTGCAAAAAACCGTAATAAACTAACTGAAGAGATGCTGTCTGAAAAACTGAATTCCATAGTTGATCAGGTAGAAAGAATTAACAAAATAATTGGGCACTTAAGAACGTTTGCAAGGCAATCAGATGACACAAAAAAAGAAGTTGACGTAAAGCAACCTCTGCTTGATGTATTTAAACTTATAGGCGAACAGCTTATAAAAAAGAATATTACTGTAGAACTGGACCTTGCTGATAACCTACCCTTAATACTTGCAGACCATAACAAGCTGGAACAGATTTTTCTTAATCTGATAGGTAACGCCCGTGATGCCATAGGAGAGTTGGAAAAACTTGGCCGAAAACTCAAAAAGGAAAGTGAAGCGTCCGATTGGATTAAATCACTTGATAAAAAAATAACTATCAGGATATATACCAATGAAGAGGATGAAATTATTGAAATATCCGATAACGGCATTGGCATACCTGAATCGATAATAAATAAGATCTTCGATCCTTTCTTTACAACAAAAGAAGTGGGAAAAGGCACAGGACTCGGGCTTTCAATAACCTATGGAATTGTAAAAGAATTTGATGGTACCATAGATGTTACATCAAAGGAAATGCAAGGAAGTAAATTCACAATAAAATTCCCGATTTATAGGCGGAAATCCCTTTAA
- a CDS encoding Rqc2 family fibronectin-binding protein, producing the protein MPFDGVVAKNVVIELSDILVGGRIEKIYQPEQDEILILIRTKGQNLKLILSANASYPRIHITNLSKENPANPPVFCMLLRKHLSGGKIIKVEFYDFERIISVHVEAVNELGDTTYKKLLIEIMGKHSNIMLLNDGDIILDSIKHIDSDISRVREVMPARPYILPPAQDKVSPETLDIDSFFKNAKNHSELRISKYLLNNIKGFSPLLCEEVCHRAEIDGRTIIDDLSDTDLEKVKYNLNKIISNIAVSSFSPCIAWADETKSKPIDFHSLEITQYSNIEYIPSISSTLDLFYTSKDTAERLVQKKSDLTKVLNNGIDRCNKKISIHQETLRDVADREKLKLYGELLTANIYCIPKNSKQVSLLNYYSENSEYVDIPLDENMLPQENAQRYYKKFTKAKSAYSFTSTQLEEAFRELEYLESVLQNLESATTTQEIDEIRQELVEVGYVNQSRKSKIKKNLKALEPFLYKSSDGFDVFVGRNNIQNDFLTLKMSSSNDIWFHTKNIPGSHVIVKKQSGDVPENTLLEAALIAAYHSKGKLSSHVEVDYTQVKNVKKTNGAKPGMVIYTNYKTIIVTPDENKIRTIKYKNK; encoded by the coding sequence TTGCCTTTCGATGGTGTAGTAGCCAAAAACGTAGTAATCGAATTATCTGATATCCTTGTTGGTGGACGTATAGAAAAAATATACCAACCCGAACAGGACGAAATATTAATCCTTATAAGGACTAAAGGTCAGAATCTTAAATTGATTCTCTCAGCTAATGCCAGCTATCCAAGGATTCATATAACCAATTTATCGAAGGAAAATCCTGCAAATCCTCCTGTTTTCTGCATGCTCCTAAGAAAGCATTTATCTGGAGGCAAGATAATAAAAGTTGAGTTCTATGACTTTGAGAGAATTATCTCTGTTCATGTTGAAGCAGTAAATGAGCTCGGAGATACTACATATAAAAAACTTCTGATTGAAATAATGGGAAAACACAGCAATATAATGCTGCTCAATGATGGAGATATAATACTTGACTCTATCAAGCATATAGACAGTGATATTAGCAGAGTAAGGGAAGTTATGCCTGCAAGGCCCTACATACTGCCACCCGCACAGGATAAAGTGAGTCCTGAAACACTGGATATTGATTCCTTTTTCAAGAATGCAAAAAACCACAGTGAACTTCGTATTTCTAAATATCTTTTAAACAATATCAAGGGATTTAGTCCCCTTCTTTGCGAGGAAGTATGCCATAGAGCTGAAATTGATGGAAGAACTATAATTGATGACTTATCAGATACAGATCTTGAAAAAGTCAAATACAATTTAAATAAGATTATATCAAATATAGCTGTTTCAAGTTTTTCCCCATGTATTGCATGGGCTGATGAGACTAAAAGCAAACCAATAGATTTTCATTCATTAGAAATAACACAATATTCAAATATCGAATATATCCCTTCTATCAGCAGTACACTGGATTTGTTTTATACATCAAAAGACACTGCTGAGAGGCTCGTTCAAAAGAAAAGTGACCTAACAAAGGTTCTAAATAATGGAATTGATCGATGCAATAAAAAAATATCTATTCATCAGGAAACATTAAGGGATGTAGCTGACCGTGAAAAACTCAAGCTTTACGGAGAGCTTCTCACTGCAAATATATATTGCATACCCAAAAACTCAAAGCAAGTGTCACTACTTAATTATTATAGCGAAAATAGTGAATATGTTGATATACCTCTTGATGAAAATATGCTGCCCCAGGAAAACGCTCAAAGGTATTACAAGAAATTCACCAAGGCAAAAAGTGCCTATAGTTTTACAAGCACTCAGTTGGAAGAAGCCTTTAGAGAGCTTGAGTATCTTGAAAGTGTCCTCCAAAATCTTGAAAGTGCAACTACCACTCAAGAAATAGATGAAATAAGACAGGAACTTGTTGAGGTGGGATACGTAAATCAAAGCAGAAAATCAAAAATCAAGAAAAACCTAAAAGCCTTAGAACCTTTTTTATACAAATCATCTGATGGCTTTGACGTTTTTGTAGGTAGAAATAATATCCAAAACGATTTTTTGACTTTAAAAATGTCTTCCTCCAACGATATATGGTTTCATACAAAAAATATACCCGGTTCACATGTAATTGTTAAGAAACAATCGGGGGATGTACCGGAAAATACTCTACTTGAAGCTGCTTTAATAGCAGCATACCACAGTAAGGGAAAATTATCCTCTCATGTTGAAGTAGATTATACTCAAGTAAAAAACGTAAAAAAAACAAACGGTGCGAAGCCCGGAATGGTAATTTACACCAACTATAAAACCATAATCGTAACACCTGATGAAAACAAAATTAGAACTATAAAATATAAAAACAAATAA
- a CDS encoding pyridoxal phosphate-dependent aminotransferase produces the protein MLSQKIVSSLSSSSWIRAMFEEGEKLRKIYGKDKVYDFTLGNPDPEPPKEVKEFIKNMILEDKPGMHGYMSNAGYEDVRQKIADSVSKETGLQLNSQHVMMTCGAAGGLNVVLKSILNPDEEVLILAPFFVEYLSYVDNHGGKSVIIPPLKDSFDPNLDILKEKITAKTKAIIINSPNNPSGHIYSEDTLIRISKILIEKEAEYNSTICVISDEPYVKLVYDDIKVPSILKMFKNSFVVNSFSKSLSLPGERIGYIVVNPQIKDVDLVVACLATCNRSLGYVNAPALFQKVIGATLDASVDVNIYKERRDTLYEKLVSLGFSCIKPQGAFYLFPKSPIEDDVAFIQSALKYNLLLVPGKGFGAPGYFRMAYCVSVETIKNSFPAFEALAKDYNLGK, from the coding sequence ATGTTATCACAAAAAATAGTTAGTAGTCTTTCCAGTTCTTCATGGATAAGGGCCATGTTTGAAGAAGGTGAAAAGCTTCGTAAGATTTATGGAAAAGACAAGGTCTATGATTTTACATTGGGTAATCCAGATCCTGAACCGCCAAAAGAGGTTAAGGAATTTATTAAGAATATGATTCTGGAGGACAAGCCCGGAATGCATGGTTATATGAGCAATGCAGGTTATGAAGATGTCAGGCAAAAGATTGCTGACAGTGTTAGTAAGGAGACGGGTCTCCAGCTTAATTCACAGCACGTTATGATGACCTGCGGTGCTGCTGGTGGGTTAAATGTAGTTTTAAAATCCATTTTAAATCCTGATGAAGAGGTATTAATACTTGCTCCATTTTTTGTAGAGTACCTGTCTTATGTGGACAACCATGGCGGCAAATCCGTTATAATACCTCCTTTGAAAGACTCTTTTGACCCTAATCTTGACATATTAAAAGAAAAGATTACTGCAAAAACAAAGGCTATTATTATAAATTCACCTAATAATCCTTCTGGGCACATTTATAGCGAGGATACTTTGATAAGAATTTCCAAAATCCTCATAGAGAAGGAAGCAGAATATAATTCAACTATTTGTGTTATATCTGATGAACCCTATGTCAAACTAGTATATGACGATATAAAAGTTCCAAGTATTTTGAAGATGTTTAAAAATTCTTTTGTAGTAAATTCCTTCAGTAAATCACTATCTCTTCCTGGAGAAAGAATAGGGTATATTGTTGTAAATCCCCAAATAAAGGATGTTGACCTTGTTGTTGCATGTCTTGCAACCTGTAATCGTTCTTTGGGTTATGTCAATGCCCCTGCTCTATTCCAAAAAGTTATAGGTGCAACACTAGACGCTTCTGTTGATGTTAATATATACAAGGAAAGACGTGATACTCTATATGAAAAACTGGTTAGTCTTGGTTTTTCGTGTATAAAACCGCAAGGAGCCTTCTACCTGTTTCCAAAATCCCCAATTGAAGATGATGTGGCATTTATTCAAAGTGCGCTCAAGTATAACCTTCTTCTTGTACCGGGTAAAGGTTTTGGAGCACCAGGTTACTTTAGAATGGCTTACTGTGTAAGTGTAGAGACTATAAAGAATTCCTTCCCTGCCTTTGAAGCCCTAGCTAAGGATTATAACCTTGGAAAATAG